One Miscanthus floridulus cultivar M001 chromosome 11, ASM1932011v1, whole genome shotgun sequence DNA window includes the following coding sequences:
- the LOC136492796 gene encoding tubby-like F-box protein 7, protein MSFRSMVRDIRESFGNISRRNFEVRIHHRGKSLGSSSDLQDKPAEIQQSRWASLPPELLRDVMKRLEEDDSSWPDRKDVVSCASVCTTWRDMCKDIVRSPEHCAKLTFPISLKQPGPRDGVIQCFIKRDKSKLTYRLYLSLSSAVLDENGKFLLAAKRSCRMAHTEYAIFMGSRNFSRSSTGYIGKLRSNFLGTKFIIYDTQPPYNAGKLCAQERAPSRRLSSRKVSPRVPMGSYPIAQVNYELNVLGTRGPRRMQCAMHSIPASAVEPGGVVPGQSKELLPRLFDESFRSTATSFSKYSVVDSSMDLSSCRFSELSGGALQEGSDDSEKEKPLVLRNKAPRWHEQLQCWCLNFRGRVTVASVKNFQLIASAPQPAPMGASSAPPQAATPPTQTQTQTQASVPSSSLSSHAHDPVILQFGKVGRDMFTMDYRYPLSAFQAFAICLTSFDTKLACE, encoded by the exons ATGTCTTTTCGGAGCATGGTTCGTGATATAAGGGAAAGTTTTGGGAATATATCGAGGCGGAACTTTGAGGTGAGAATTCACCACAGAGGGAAGTCTCTTGGATCTTCAAGTGACTTGCAAGACAAGCCTGCTGAAATTCAGCAAAGCAGGTGGGCTAGCCTTCCTCCTGAGTTACTCCGCGATGTGATGAAAAGGTTGGAGGAAGATGACAGTAGCTGGCCGGATCGCAAGGATGTTGTTTCTTGTGCCTCTGTTTGTACAACCTGGAGGGATATGTGTAAGGATATAGTGAGAAGTCCAGAACATTGTGCAAAGCTCACATTTCCAATATCTCTTAAACAG CCTGGACCCCGAGACGGAGTAATCCAATGTTTCATAAAAAGGGACAAATCAAAGCTAACATACCGGCTCTACTTGTCCCTTAGCTCTG CTGTGCTTGATGAGAACGGAAAGTTCCTATTAGCAGCGAAAAGGAGCTGCAGGATGGCGCACACGGAGTATGCTATTTTTATGGGTTCAAGGAATTTCTCCCGATCGAGTACTGGCTACATTGGGAAGTTAAG GTCAAATTTCCTTGGAACTAAATTTATCATCTACGACACACAGCCTCCGTACAATGCCGGGAAACTTTGCGCACAGGAACGTGCCCCCAGCCGTCGGTTGTCTTCCAGGAAAGTTTCACCAAGAGTTCCAATGGGCAGCTACCCAATTGCTCAGGTAAACTACGAGCTGAACGTGCTCGGAACCCGGGGGCCAAGGCGGATGCAGTGTGCTATGCATTCCATCCCTGCATCAGCAGTCGAGCCTGGCGGTGTTGTGCCTGGCCAATCGAAGGAGCTCCTCCCAAGGCTGTTCGACGAGTCCTTCCGCAGCACAGCAACTTCTTTCTCCAAGTACTCTGTCGTGGACAGCTCCATGGACCTGAGCAGCTGCCGGTTCTCCGAGCTCAGTGGAGGGGCTCTGCAAGAAGGCAGCGACGACTCAGAGAAGGAGAAGCCTCTGGTTCTGCGCAACAAGGCGCCAAGGTGGCACGAGCAGCTGCAGTGCTGGTGCCTCAACTTCCGCGGGCGCGTCACTGTGGCCTCGGTCAAGAACTTCCAGCTGATAGCTTCCGCGCCACAGCCAGCTCCCATGGGGGCTTCTTCTGCTCCACCACAGGCGGCAACACCTCCTACACAGACACAGACACAGACACAGGCCTCCGTTCCATCTTCGTCGTTGTCCAGCCATGCCCATGACCCGGTGATCCTGCAGTTCGGCAAGGTTGGGAGGGACATGTTCACCATGGACTACCGGTACCCGCTGTCGGCCTTCCAGGCCTTCGCCATATGTCTGACGAGCTTCGACACCAAGCTGGCCTGTGAATGA